A window from Gossypium raimondii isolate GPD5lz chromosome 7, ASM2569854v1, whole genome shotgun sequence encodes these proteins:
- the LOC105764835 gene encoding uncharacterized protein LOC105764835, protein MATSARESRRRKILDRGSDRLAYITGQLQNLPTPPPHSHEQLHANPPPPQDPPTDISTQPAVSPDVDDEPNSFLVSSNDRSSPISTSGTVQGSETSARKHNFFSPKQISSAIDASEKARLLCSVIVGAVVVLLHLGFPLPGNKFLGSILNFRPLYLVLLTNVTLVMGRLLYGDHGSSQRTIREEHKATSTDDYNWAEQLSKTLDVGLVAKKVVDAVFMDCSVYAIIVICGLSFT, encoded by the exons ATGGCAACCAGCGCCAGAGAAAGTCGGCGTAGGAAAATCCTCGACAGAGGATCCGATCGTTTGGCTTATATTACGGGTCAGCTCCAAAACCTGCCTACTCCTCCTCCTCACTCTCATGAACAACTCCACGCCAACCCTCCTCCGCCGCAAGATCCACCTACTGATATTTCGACACAACCCGCCG TTTCTCCTGATGTCGACGATGAACcgaattcatttctggtttcatcAAATGATCGAAGTTCACCAATTTCCACGTCAGGGACAGTACAGGGTTCAGAAACATCGGCTCGGAAACATAACTTCTTCTCCCCTAAACAAATAAGTTCTGCCATTGATGCATCTGAGAAAGCACGCCTTTTATGTTCAGTAATTGTGGGTGCTGTAGTTGTATTGTTGCATTTGGGGTTTCCTCTTCCAGGAAACAAGTTCTTAGGGAGCATTCTTAACTTTAGGCCACTTTACTTGGTTTTGTTGACCAATGTAACATTGGTGATGGGGCGGCTTCTTTACGGTGATCATGGAAGTTCACAGAGAACCATTAGAGAAGAGCACAAAGCCACTTCCACAGATGACTATAATTGGGCTGAGCAATTAAGCAAGACTTTGGATGTAGGATTGGTAGCAAAGAAGGTGGTTGATGCAGTGTTCATGGATTGTAGTGTATATGCAATAATTGTCATATGTGGCCTCTCCTTCACATAG